A single window of Fischerella sp. PCC 9605 DNA harbors:
- a CDS encoding serine/threonine-protein kinase, with protein sequence MLGNTLVGRYQIISHLGGGGFGETFVACDTQLPGSPKCVVKKLKPQATDPVSLQTARRLFDTEAQVLHKLGTHNQIPQLLAYFEESEEFYLVQEFIEGHDLSQEITPGKPLSQDQVISLLEEILRILDFVHRQNVIHRDVNLYNLLRREQDGKLVLIDFGAVKQITTQVINPNGKTKFTVAIGTPGYIPSEQAQGNPKYSSDIYAVGIIAIQALTGLSPDQFEEDADSNEIIWQNHTTEVSQEFAQFLDKMVRYDFRQRYPSATEALQALKELNNPSSQTIALNIPFSNQNSIKINKPKKSILIKLLSGVMLAGLGTAASIYIFHTINSVNATELYRQANVLYELQRYQDALSTYEKAVKIRPDYADAWNGQGNALNELKKYKAALSAYDKAIQIEPDYLKAWVGRGFVLKNLQRDQEAIASFDKALQLENNSPKVWNAKGEVLSNLKRYDEAISAYEQAIKWQKDDYVAWYNKALTLQNLKRYEEAISAYDQAVEIKPSYAEAWYQRGNALVNLRRYQDAFTAYDKAVQSNQSYYQAWLARGNTLINLQRYPEAVESFNQVIKYSPNNFEAWYGKGWSLHQMQRYEEAITAYDQAIELKRGDYLVWYNRGNSLYNLKKYEEAIASYNRAVRYKSQHYESWFSKGNALFNLLRYQEAIASYNEAIKLKPDYEQAIKARDVAQSQLPLQNPNIPTVPPTR encoded by the coding sequence ATGCTGGGAAACACACTTGTTGGACGATACCAAATAATCAGCCATTTGGGAGGAGGGGGATTCGGTGAAACTTTTGTCGCTTGTGATACTCAATTACCTGGCAGTCCTAAATGTGTTGTTAAGAAACTTAAACCCCAAGCAACAGATCCTGTAAGCTTACAAACAGCAAGACGATTATTTGATACGGAAGCCCAAGTTCTCCACAAATTAGGCACGCACAACCAAATTCCTCAGCTTTTGGCATATTTCGAGGAAAGTGAAGAATTTTATCTGGTACAAGAATTTATTGAAGGTCATGACCTTAGTCAGGAAATTACACCAGGAAAACCCCTAAGTCAAGACCAAGTAATTTCTCTTTTAGAAGAAATTTTGCGAATCTTAGATTTTGTCCATCGACAAAACGTAATTCACAGAGATGTCAATCTCTATAACTTACTTAGACGCGAGCAAGATGGCAAGTTAGTTTTAATTGATTTTGGGGCAGTTAAACAAATCACTACTCAGGTGATTAACCCTAACGGTAAAACTAAATTTACCGTTGCTATAGGCACTCCTGGATATATTCCTAGTGAACAAGCCCAAGGCAATCCAAAATACAGTAGCGATATTTATGCTGTAGGTATTATTGCTATTCAAGCACTGACTGGTTTATCTCCTGACCAATTTGAAGAAGATGCAGATAGTAATGAAATTATTTGGCAAAATCATACTACTGAAGTAAGTCAGGAGTTCGCCCAGTTTTTAGATAAAATGGTGCGCTATGACTTTCGCCAACGCTACCCTTCGGCAACCGAGGCTTTGCAGGCGTTGAAAGAATTGAATAATCCTAGTTCTCAGACAATCGCTTTAAATATTCCTTTTTCTAATCAGAATTCTATAAAAATCAATAAACCCAAAAAAAGTATATTGATAAAATTGCTGAGCGGAGTGATGTTAGCAGGATTAGGTACTGCAGCGTCAATATACATTTTTCATACTATCAATTCTGTTAACGCTACAGAATTATACAGGCAAGCCAATGTACTTTATGAATTACAGCGCTATCAAGATGCTTTATCTACTTATGAAAAAGCGGTAAAAATTCGACCAGATTATGCTGATGCTTGGAATGGCCAAGGCAATGCGCTGAATGAGTTGAAAAAATACAAAGCAGCACTGTCTGCATACGATAAAGCAATTCAAATTGAGCCTGATTATTTAAAAGCTTGGGTAGGTCGGGGTTTTGTATTAAAAAATTTGCAACGAGATCAAGAAGCAATTGCCTCTTTTGATAAAGCTTTACAACTTGAAAATAACTCTCCTAAAGTCTGGAATGCAAAAGGAGAGGTTTTAAGTAACTTAAAGCGATACGATGAAGCAATATCAGCTTATGAACAAGCAATTAAATGGCAAAAAGATGATTATGTAGCTTGGTATAATAAAGCCTTGACTCTGCAAAATTTAAAACGTTACGAAGAGGCAATATCAGCATACGATCAAGCTGTTGAAATCAAACCCAGCTATGCAGAAGCATGGTATCAGCGCGGTAATGCTTTAGTAAATTTGCGACGTTATCAAGACGCATTTACAGCATATGATAAAGCCGTACAATCAAATCAAAGTTATTACCAAGCATGGTTGGCAAGAGGCAATACCCTCATTAATTTGCAACGCTATCCAGAAGCAGTTGAATCGTTTAACCAAGTAATCAAATATAGCCCTAACAACTTTGAAGCATGGTATGGAAAGGGCTGGTCGCTACATCAAATGCAACGCTATGAAGAAGCGATTACAGCTTACGATCAAGCAATTGAACTGAAGCGAGGTGATTATTTAGTATGGTACAACCGCGGCAATTCACTATACAATTTAAAGAAATATGAAGAAGCGATCGCCTCTTACAACCGAGCAGTACGTTACAAATCGCAACACTATGAAAGCTGGTTTTCCAAAGGTAATGCCCTATTTAATTTGCTGCGTTATCAAGAAGCGATCGCCTCTTACAATGAAGCTATTAAACTGAAGCCAGATTACGAACAAGCTATCAAAGCCCGTGACGTCGCTCAAAGTCAGTTACCACTCCAAAACCCCAATATACCTACTGTTCCACCTACACGCTAA